The Desulfovibrio desulfuricans DSM 642 genome includes a window with the following:
- a CDS encoding O-antigen ligase family protein, which produces MNVRERLLCVLCNPSDVQWSRCLFWSFWISLASFPIGYGAREVLPVICFIFLLLFYRYNWTESVLHRLDARPLFYCLWAMIGIGVFFSENMWTSLLHAGTGINKGFILPFIGMECVRSEKDLRRLVWACVLACFWEGLDGLHQALTGTDFIMGYALNAGRLTGSLGDYTVGNYIALALIPAFSLWFILRRALSPAASALLWFATLWPAFFLLIGASSRSGALAVAVSFGLWVLLRGGRGRFKLAVGSLGILLVVLVLQGRAGLGAVESDGRWSLWHLAWQVFCEHPWLGAGAGRYNEAFRALGLTPEKDVITISHPHNLYLDMLYAHGIVGFVLGMIFLLGFIWWGYKRIRPRLLAELESKSPSNYWRMTAWFWIGFGGWLVNGIFGHDFYRIWWLGLAMSHLGVMIGAVVNGLDAAPEDLAEQARQDGAAAVGKTFF; this is translated from the coding sequence TTGAACGTACGGGAGCGCCTGCTTTGCGTGCTGTGCAATCCGTCTGATGTGCAGTGGAGCCGTTGCCTTTTCTGGTCGTTCTGGATTTCGCTGGCCTCCTTTCCCATAGGGTACGGCGCGCGTGAGGTCTTGCCAGTCATCTGCTTTATTTTTCTGTTGCTCTTTTATCGCTACAACTGGACAGAAAGCGTTTTGCACAGGCTTGATGCGCGCCCGCTTTTTTATTGTCTGTGGGCCATGATCGGCATTGGCGTGTTTTTTTCAGAAAACATGTGGACTTCGCTTCTCCACGCGGGCACAGGCATCAACAAGGGTTTTATTCTGCCGTTCATCGGCATGGAATGCGTGCGGAGCGAAAAAGACCTGCGCCGCCTTGTGTGGGCCTGCGTGCTGGCCTGCTTCTGGGAAGGGCTGGACGGCCTGCATCAGGCGCTGACCGGCACGGATTTCATCATGGGCTACGCTCTTAATGCGGGCAGGCTCACGGGGAGCCTCGGCGATTATACCGTGGGCAACTACATAGCCCTGGCGCTCATTCCTGCCTTTTCCCTCTGGTTTATCCTACGCCGCGCCCTCTCGCCTGCGGCTTCGGCCCTGCTGTGGTTTGCAACGCTCTGGCCCGCGTTTTTTCTGCTGATTGGCGCAAGCAGCCGCAGCGGCGCGCTGGCTGTGGCTGTTTCCTTTGGTTTGTGGGTGCTGCTGCGCGGAGGCCGTGGACGCTTCAAACTTGCCGTGGGCTCGCTGGGGATTCTGCTGGTTGTGCTCGTGCTTCAGGGGCGGGCCGGGCTGGGCGCGGTGGAGAGCGATGGCCGCTGGAGCCTGTGGCATCTGGCATGGCAGGTGTTTTGCGAGCATCCCTGGCTGGGAGCCGGAGCGGGCCGTTATAACGAGGCCTTCCGCGCGCTCGGCCTTACGCCTGAAAAAGACGTTATCACCATCAGCCATCCGCACAACCTTTATCTGGATATGCTGTACGCGCACGGTATTGTTGGCTTTGTGCTGGGCATGATTTTTCTGCTGGGCTTCATCTGGTGGGGCTACAAGCGTATACGCCCGCGCCTGCTGGCAGAGCTTGAAAGCAAAAGCCCCAGCAACTACTGGCGCATGACCGCCTGGTTCTGGATCGGTTTTGGCGGTTGGCTGGTCAATGGTATCTTTGGGCATGATTTTTACCGCATCTGGTGGCTGGGGCTTGCCATGAGCCACCTTGGGGTCATGATCGGGGCTGTGGTCAACGGGCTGGATGCCGCACCCGAAGACCTGGCCGAGCAGGCGCGCCAGGATGGGGCCGCAGCGGTGGGCAAAACATTTTTTTAA
- a CDS encoding RsiV family protein, producing MPRLVFFLLLLLPLLACAQAALAARLPEVQAAGSLKAETPVQGIKIIPARKDSADAPPTSLAAADPNAGAGQPPQLPANADKDTSAAADTPAAADAAPAPKAVEKADEKTAAAIISGSRRLGIIEHQIVRTNREGKPDINLSYPSLGIRAVDANIREWATGIANAFEETFNSPGLYPDGNRPVPELWCSYSLSHPSDKALSITFEVWTYTGGAQGNLDIMTLNYSLLTGQRLGLVDIFEDPDAALAIMSARSRRELFQRLGGMRQEQYLRTGLNPVPENFASLTLTPSGIRINFQPYQVAPGMAGAQKVEIPIEELQPAHPLMLLWGK from the coding sequence ATGCCCCGCTTAGTCTTTTTTCTGCTTCTGCTTTTGCCGCTGCTGGCATGCGCGCAGGCCGCCCTTGCTGCCCGTCTGCCTGAAGTGCAGGCAGCGGGATCACTTAAAGCTGAAACTCCAGTCCAGGGCATTAAAATAATACCGGCCCGCAAGGATTCCGCGGACGCGCCTCCCACTTCGCTGGCCGCTGCCGACCCCAATGCGGGCGCAGGCCAGCCCCCTCAGCTCCCGGCCAATGCGGACAAAGACACCTCTGCCGCAGCGGACACCCCTGCCGCGGCAGATGCCGCGCCCGCGCCGAAAGCTGTGGAAAAAGCCGACGAAAAGACTGCGGCAGCCATTATTTCCGGTTCGCGCCGCCTTGGCATCATTGAACACCAGATCGTGCGCACCAACCGGGAGGGCAAACCGGATATCAACCTCAGCTATCCCTCGCTGGGCATTCGCGCTGTGGACGCCAATATCCGCGAATGGGCCACGGGCATTGCCAACGCCTTTGAAGAAACCTTCAATTCGCCCGGTCTGTACCCGGATGGCAACCGCCCGGTTCCTGAACTGTGGTGTTCCTATTCTCTAAGCCATCCTTCGGACAAGGCGCTGAGCATCACCTTTGAAGTCTGGACATACACGGGCGGCGCACAGGGCAATCTGGACATCATGACCCTGAACTACAGCCTGCTGACAGGCCAGCGCCTGGGGCTGGTGGATATTTTTGAAGATCCGGACGCGGCCCTTGCCATCATGTCCGCACGGTCGCGCAGGGAGCTTTTCCAGCGTCTGGGCGGCATGCGTCAGGAGCAGTACCTGCGCACAGGCCTTAATCCCGTGCCGGAAAACTTCGCCAGCCTGACCCTGACGCCCTCTGGCATACGCATCAACTTTCAGCCCTATCAGGTGGCCCCTGGCATGGCTGGCGCGCAGAAGGTGGAGATCCCCATTGAAGAACTCCAGCCAGCGCATCCCCTGATGCTGCTCTGGGGCAAATAA
- a CDS encoding FAD-dependent thymidylate synthase, with protein sequence MLDEKYTGNGKVVLLAGGGKIYTDIAARFVRSERDLEEIVASPYSRQIVQNILDSGHRAALEFDFFLFGVEGYSRVTETQLVRKRLASYLIKSGRAELGGKRRYSVVYPRSVAEFSAQVTLPDGHTATLSGHDLADISRQWYDAGLDAGLPEEDLRYLKPQATEFKAIIGMNAHALLDWFAIRCCRNAQHEIRHLAWQMLRLCRKAASDLFAGAGPSCVQMGYCPENKRQHARCVGRVLTKEQALEMLRSHGGQQTSAEDFTDQ encoded by the coding sequence ATGCTTGACGAAAAATACACTGGCAACGGCAAGGTTGTGCTGCTGGCAGGCGGCGGAAAAATCTACACGGATATCGCCGCCCGATTTGTGCGCAGCGAGCGCGATCTGGAAGAAATTGTGGCCTCGCCCTACTCGCGCCAGATCGTGCAGAATATTCTCGATTCCGGCCACAGGGCCGCGCTTGAGTTCGACTTTTTTCTCTTTGGCGTTGAGGGTTATTCGCGCGTTACAGAAACCCAGCTTGTACGCAAGCGGCTGGCCTCGTACCTCATCAAGTCCGGGCGGGCGGAACTGGGGGGCAAGCGCCGCTATTCCGTGGTATATCCGCGCAGCGTGGCCGAATTTTCCGCGCAGGTGACCCTGCCCGACGGGCACACGGCAACCCTCAGCGGGCACGATCTGGCTGACATTTCACGGCAGTGGTATGATGCGGGCCTTGACGCAGGACTGCCAGAAGAAGATTTGCGCTACCTGAAGCCTCAGGCCACGGAATTCAAGGCCATCATCGGCATGAATGCCCACGCCCTGCTTGACTGGTTTGCCATCCGCTGCTGCCGCAATGCCCAGCACGAAATACGCCATCTGGCGTGGCAGATGCTGCGCCTTTGCCGCAAGGCCGCGTCCGACCTCTTTGCAGGAGCTGGCCCAAGCTGCGTGCAGATGGGCTATTGCCCGGAAAACAAGCGCCAGCACGCCCGGTGTGTGGGCCGCGTACTCACCAAGGAGCAGGCGCTTGAAATGCTGCGCTCGCATGGCGGGCAGCAGACCAGCGCGGAAGACTTTACCGATCAGTAA
- a CDS encoding sodium/hydrogen exchanger codes for MTIRALRPYIIAVGMTLPGIGLRFLHPDVSPLLVALLSGMAILGASFLLTWACEVAQMDIPQAVAVAVVAFIAVLPEYAVDMYFTWMAGQHPESAYSHYAIANMTGANRLLIGVGWSSIVLVFARRFHSGVSLPDDKRTDVLFLGLATIYALFIPLKGSLTWVDGVVLLGIYIWYICIIARRPVEEEEPEGPAALLAHFAKKVRLRSVILIFLFSALVILCNAEPFSESLVASGKLLGINEFLLVQWLAPLASESPEFIIALMFAARGNASLALGSLLSSKLNQWTLLVGMIPGVYAASSGSLSPSINLDTHQFQEILLTAGQSLFAVALLVDLRLHVREALWLFILFAAQLLSPLYDTQVEALLGLAHDPLRLHYFFAQVYLVLAAVLLLRNWRGLLRLREGFKV; via the coding sequence ATGACCATTCGCGCACTGCGCCCCTACATCATTGCCGTGGGCATGACCCTGCCAGGCATTGGGCTGCGTTTTCTGCACCCTGACGTTTCGCCGCTTCTGGTGGCCCTGCTCTCGGGCATGGCCATTCTGGGTGCGTCCTTTCTGCTCACCTGGGCGTGCGAAGTCGCCCAGATGGATATTCCGCAGGCTGTAGCCGTGGCTGTTGTGGCCTTTATCGCAGTGCTGCCCGAATACGCTGTGGACATGTACTTTACCTGGATGGCGGGCCAGCACCCCGAGAGCGCATACTCCCACTACGCCATTGCCAACATGACCGGGGCCAACAGGCTGCTCATCGGCGTGGGCTGGTCGTCCATTGTGCTTGTTTTTGCCAGACGTTTCCATTCGGGCGTTTCCCTGCCGGACGACAAACGCACAGACGTGCTCTTTCTCGGCCTGGCGACCATTTACGCCCTGTTTATTCCGCTCAAGGGTTCGCTGACCTGGGTTGACGGCGTAGTGCTGCTGGGCATCTATATCTGGTACATCTGCATTATCGCCCGCAGACCCGTGGAAGAGGAAGAACCCGAGGGCCCCGCAGCCCTGCTGGCCCATTTTGCCAAAAAGGTGCGCCTGCGCAGCGTTATTCTTATTTTCCTTTTTTCAGCGCTGGTCATTTTGTGCAATGCCGAACCCTTCAGTGAAAGTCTGGTTGCCAGCGGAAAACTGTTGGGCATCAACGAATTTTTGCTGGTGCAGTGGCTTGCGCCTCTTGCCTCGGAGTCGCCCGAATTCATCATTGCCCTCATGTTTGCCGCACGGGGCAATGCTTCGCTGGCTCTGGGCAGCCTGCTTTCGTCCAAGCTGAACCAGTGGACCCTGCTTGTGGGCATGATCCCTGGTGTCTACGCCGCGTCATCTGGCTCGCTTTCACCTTCCATAAACCTTGACACTCACCAGTTTCAGGAAATACTACTGACCGCCGGGCAGTCCCTTTTTGCCGTGGCCCTGCTGGTGGATCTGCGCCTGCATGTACGCGAGGCCCTGTGGCTGTTCATCCTGTTTGCAGCCCAGCTGCTCTCGCCGCTCTACGACACCCAGGTTGAAGCCCTGCTGGGGCTTGCGCACGATCCTTTACGCCTGCACTATTTCTTTGCGCAGGTGTATCTGGTGCTGGCGGCAGTGCTGCTGCTCAGAAACTGGCGCGGCCTTCTGCGCCTGCGTGAAGGATTCAAGGTTTAA
- the trpB gene encoding tryptophan synthase subunit beta produces MSQHSAPYGIPDSKGFFGAYGGQFVPEPLKARLDEVAEAMKAAEADPSFQNELDYLCSHYTGRPNPVFHCANLSRHLGGAQIWLKREDLNHLGAHKINNTLGQCLLAKRMGKKRVIAETGAGQHGVATAATAALMGLECTICMGEVDMERQHLNVIRMEMLGSRVVAAKSGQRTLKEAVDEALGKWIEDPEMFYVLGSAVGPHPYPYMVRVFQSVVGREARAQMLTETGRLPDACLGCVGGGSNAIGLFAGFLDDADVRLLGVEPGGRGNSYGEHAASLCLGEPGVMHGFNSYMIKDPAGEAGEVYSISAGLDYPSVGPEHALLKDMGRAEYVSVTDKEALDAFFALSRHEGIIPALESSHALAHAMKMAPGMPVDGILLVNLSGRGDKDVAQVAEMMQKGLI; encoded by the coding sequence ATGAGCCAGCATTCCGCCCCCTACGGCATTCCTGACAGCAAGGGCTTTTTTGGGGCCTACGGCGGGCAGTTCGTACCCGAGCCTCTCAAGGCCCGTCTGGACGAAGTGGCCGAAGCCATGAAGGCCGCCGAGGCGGATCCGTCCTTCCAGAACGAGCTGGATTATCTTTGCTCCCACTACACGGGGCGGCCCAATCCTGTATTCCACTGCGCCAATCTGAGCCGTCACCTTGGCGGCGCGCAGATATGGCTCAAGCGCGAAGATCTCAACCATCTGGGCGCGCACAAGATCAACAATACCCTTGGGCAGTGCCTGCTGGCAAAGCGCATGGGCAAAAAGCGCGTTATTGCAGAAACCGGCGCAGGCCAGCACGGTGTCGCCACAGCCGCCACAGCGGCCCTGATGGGGCTGGAATGCACCATCTGCATGGGTGAAGTGGATATGGAGCGCCAGCACCTCAATGTTATACGCATGGAGATGCTCGGTTCGCGCGTGGTGGCTGCCAAGAGCGGTCAGCGTACCCTCAAGGAAGCTGTGGACGAGGCTCTGGGCAAATGGATTGAAGACCCGGAAATGTTCTATGTGCTTGGTTCTGCCGTTGGCCCGCACCCGTATCCTTACATGGTGCGCGTTTTTCAGTCTGTGGTGGGGCGCGAGGCCCGCGCCCAGATGCTGACCGAAACTGGCCGCCTGCCCGATGCCTGCCTTGGCTGCGTGGGCGGTGGTTCCAACGCCATTGGCCTGTTTGCGGGTTTTCTTGACGATGCGGACGTGCGCCTTTTGGGCGTGGAACCCGGCGGTCGCGGCAACAGCTACGGTGAACATGCCGCATCCCTCTGTCTGGGCGAACCCGGCGTCATGCACGGTTTTAATTCCTACATGATCAAGGACCCCGCGGGCGAGGCGGGCGAAGTGTATTCCATCTCCGCCGGGCTTGATTATCCCTCTGTGGGGCCGGAACACGCCCTGCTCAAGGATATGGGCCGCGCCGAATACGTAAGCGTGACAGACAAGGAAGCCCTGGACGCATTTTTTGCCCTTTCGCGGCATGAAGGCATCATCCCGGCGCTGGAATCTTCCCACGCGCTGGCCCATGCCATGAAGATGGCCCCCGGCATGCCTGTGGACGGCATTTTGCTGGTGAACCTCTCTGGCCGTGGCGACAAGGACGTGGCCCAGGTTGCCGAAATGATGCAGAAGGGCCTGATTTAG
- the uvrC gene encoding excinuclease ABC subunit UvrC, with product MQKPESSSIPLTPGVYLYKDAKGRIIYVGKARVLRRRVLSYFRPEGLPAKTRAMLSHAESIEYLTTTTEKEALLLEASCIKKHRPHYNIVLRDDKQYVLFRINPKHPFPRLEIVRQARRDGARYFGPFTSALAARETWKLIHRAFALRRCTDKAMKNRVRPCLYHFMGQCPAPCMGMVTSQEYNENVRKVTDLLQGRSAELLGGLRSAMEQAAEKLEFERAASLRDQIRAVESTVERQAAVLPGGGDMDVVGLFSADKGLALGLIFVRNGAVTDGRAFYWSGLTFEDAPELLWSFMGQYYSQATPPPRILLPWIPADQEEAPGEEGDRATGENGQAGESGASTRETLEQTLADRRGGAVRIVPPQNAGDNQLIDLAQSNAREEARRQEQKTDQNILERLAKALHLPGPPMRIECVDVSHTGGQQTRVGMVVFEDGKPERSQYRAYAMPDSGDDYATLYAWVARRLESGPPWPDLLLIDGGRGQLGSVQRALREAGQEDLFALAAIAKARDEEGHADRRAGNVADRIFVPNRANPLPLREGGPELLFLQNVRDNTHRFAIGRHRRARQGAALSGELMRLPGIGPATARLLWDNFGSVEAMRAAGVEDLCKIPGIGPAKAALLREKLRGLD from the coding sequence ATGCAGAAGCCCGAATCATCCAGCATTCCCCTTACTCCCGGCGTTTACCTGTACAAGGACGCCAAGGGCCGCATCATCTATGTGGGCAAGGCGCGCGTGCTGCGCCGCCGGGTGCTCTCCTATTTTCGGCCAGAAGGCCTGCCCGCCAAAACGCGGGCCATGCTTTCGCATGCCGAGAGCATTGAGTACCTGACCACCACCACGGAAAAAGAGGCCCTGCTGCTGGAAGCCAGTTGCATCAAAAAGCACAGGCCGCACTACAACATCGTGCTGCGCGACGACAAGCAGTACGTGCTTTTTCGCATCAATCCCAAGCATCCCTTTCCCCGGCTGGAAATCGTGCGGCAGGCGCGGCGTGATGGCGCGCGCTATTTTGGCCCGTTCACGTCCGCTCTGGCGGCGCGTGAAACGTGGAAGCTCATCCACCGGGCCTTTGCCCTGCGGCGCTGCACCGACAAGGCCATGAAAAACCGTGTGCGCCCCTGCCTGTATCACTTTATGGGGCAATGCCCCGCGCCCTGCATGGGCATGGTGACATCGCAGGAATATAACGAAAACGTGCGCAAGGTAACGGATCTGCTCCAGGGGCGCTCCGCCGAGCTGCTTGGCGGGCTGCGCTCTGCCATGGAACAGGCCGCCGAAAAACTGGAATTTGAAAGGGCCGCCAGCCTGCGCGACCAGATCCGCGCAGTGGAAAGCACGGTTGAACGGCAGGCCGCCGTGCTGCCCGGCGGCGGCGACATGGACGTGGTGGGCCTGTTCTCTGCGGACAAGGGGCTGGCACTGGGGCTTATCTTTGTGCGCAACGGGGCGGTGACTGACGGGCGGGCTTTTTACTGGTCGGGCCTGACCTTTGAAGACGCGCCGGAGCTTTTGTGGTCGTTCATGGGGCAGTATTACAGCCAGGCCACGCCGCCCCCGCGCATCCTGCTGCCCTGGATCCCCGCCGATCAGGAAGAGGCGCCGGGGGAAGAGGGCGACAGGGCAACTGGCGAAAACGGGCAGGCAGGCGAAAGCGGCGCATCGACCCGCGAGACTCTGGAGCAGACTCTTGCCGATCGCCGGGGCGGAGCCGTGCGCATTGTGCCGCCGCAAAATGCGGGCGACAACCAGCTCATCGACCTTGCGCAATCCAACGCGCGGGAGGAAGCCCGCCGTCAGGAACAGAAAACGGATCAGAATATTCTGGAGCGTCTGGCAAAAGCCCTGCACCTGCCCGGCCCGCCCATGCGCATTGAATGCGTGGATGTGTCCCACACCGGCGGGCAACAGACCCGCGTGGGCATGGTTGTTTTTGAAGATGGCAAGCCCGAACGTTCGCAGTACCGGGCCTATGCCATGCCCGACAGCGGGGATGACTACGCAACCCTGTATGCCTGGGTGGCGCGCAGGCTTGAGAGCGGCCCGCCGTGGCCGGATTTGCTGCTCATAGACGGCGGGCGCGGGCAGCTCGGCTCCGTGCAGCGTGCCCTGCGCGAGGCAGGGCAGGAAGACCTGTTTGCTCTGGCTGCTATTGCCAAGGCCAGGGATGAAGAGGGCCATGCCGACCGCCGCGCTGGCAATGTGGCTGACAGAATTTTTGTGCCCAACCGCGCAAATCCGCTGCCCCTGCGCGAGGGTGGCCCGGAGCTGCTGTTTTTGCAGAACGTGCGCGACAACACCCACCGCTTTGCCATTGGGCGACACCGTCGGGCGCGGCAGGGTGCTGCCCTGTCTGGCGAGCTGATGCGCCTGCCGGGCATCGGCCCTGCCACGGCGCGTTTGCTCTGGGACAACTTCGGCAGTGTTGAGGCCATGCGGGCCGCAGGGGTGGAGGATTTGTGCAAGATTCCCGGCATCGGCCCTGCCAAGGCCGCCCTGCTGCGCGAAAAGCTGCGCGGTCTCGATTGA